The DNA segment TTTTCTCATGCAATTGCTGGATTAAAATCACATTCTCATTTAACATCAAAATGGATTATTAGTAACACTTTCTTAGGATTTAGCCttaaaatcttgtttaaaaagtcagttttccAAAGGTTAAAAACATTTACACATCAAGATTTCCCCCTTTCATAGACCAGCTAATAGCTTCCTCTGTCTGATAACTGGCAAAAATAGACCACAtagctcatttttcctttttgttattcCAACTTGAGAAATTTGTTAAAATGCTTCTTACTGGGCTTTCATATTTGGCAACGTTATTTTAGTTATATAGCAAAGTGTGATTTCTCAGTCTCATCAGAGACCAGTCTTTCACTACTTGTCCTGAAAGCCACTCTCACAAACAGGAGTTACATTAGCAGGAATCTGCTTCTGTGAATAGTATGCCCTTTTGGCAAGTTAAACCTTGTTAGTAATACCAGCAGAACACTAACCTCAGGATGTCAAGTTCCCATCAGCTGTGTAATTCCTAGTATTGTGcgctttgaaaatatttactttggcaTGTTATACTTTGTAGCCTAgagaagttgattttttttttgtgcttactCCCCGCCTtacaaaatctgtcttttctctcttccatttatTCAAGCCCTTTCCCTTGCCACCAGTTATCTCCCTTTCTCAGACCTGCAACAGGACACAATAAAGcacacaaatacatttaaaatgtgagATCTAAAAAAGTTGGTGAACAGCAGACAGTGGTCTTGTAAAACACTCTTAGTTGATGAATGAGCTTGTAAAATGTAGACCTCATAAATCTTTTAGTATAGTATTCAAGCCTTCAATTTTAAATTTCTAAGCTCACTTATATTTGATTTCAAACCTTCCAACATTCAGTGTTTCACTATATTTAAATGTGCTTCACACTTGCTCACAATAGATATAAATACAACATTGTCtgaagaaatgatgaaaaaccACTTGAAACAAGCAATTTAACTTCCAACAGAATATAACTTCTTTTGCGTTTTCAGTAAATGTGTATGTTAAATAATTTGGGTTATTACAAACTGTTGCACTTCGGTTTTACCTGAACTTACCTGATTTTCAAGTGAACCATGATTTCTTCCCAGCTACTAGTCCTGTCTGCCAGACTAAAATTCAagagaatatatttatataaactgaGCTTTTTTTGCTTCATACTCTGCCGATTCAAAACCATTATGCTAACCACAGAGATCAGTGAATGATTTGAAAGGTGTAGAAATCCCATATTCCAAGAAATTGatagatttttctgtttgtttctgggTATCTCTAGTCATTACTATGCTAAAATTAATACTGAAGTGTTTCAGTTTTCAACTTCTCTGCAAATTAGCTTTAAAAGAATGTTACAAGAGATTACCACAAAATAACATGTGGACAGATACGATATACAGCTGATGCATGATAACAATTTATTCTACTGTAATTTATTGGCATTTTTGATCCCCAAAGAGGAAACAACAGACTTTGGATTTTCTTACATGCATTCATaatcctaattttttttattttccatccaaTTAAAAAAACAGTGTTGAAAAATAGGGAGCTAACCTAACTGTTTTGATAACCCTTAGTCTCACgtacatttttaatattacacAGTGAAACTGTATTTTGCATATCAGCACTGAATGCACTTTAAAAAGGACCTCTGTTGAAATATTTCAACAGGTCTTTATAGCACCATAAAATCTGCTGTTGATTTAACTGCTTAGAATCAGACTCTTTGTGCCACtgcttctaaagaaaaattattatatttttatttcctctagcATTCTATAAGAGTAAAATCTAGAAGAAACAGATTTTGTTATCCAACTGAATGCATGTAAACAATTAATTACTAAACACTCCATCTTTACTTCTCCAGTTTTGTGAAACTGATCAATGAATTGCTACATGATTCTTCTGGAACTGCATGGTTAATTCAGTGGCAGAAAAATCTCATGGACACATTGAATGAAAATGTCTGTGTCTCGCTCTTTATTGAATTTTGAAAGTCTCTTTTTGAAAGATTTGATGCTGCCCCTTCTATTATAGTTCATTGTCAACTCATAATAGAGAAAATCAGTGACAAACACAAGAGGCCTAGTGCTGGCAAAGCCATAGTACAACACAATAGGAAcagcaaggggagagggaagcaagAGGAAATCAAAGTACCTGGAACAACGTAGAAGTACACTAAACACTTGACAGCATCTTAGCCCTACAGcaaattttatattctttcaaTACTTAGATTGGTCTGTTTTCAACTGACACACAATTCAgaatttattcagaaataaaagaatatacaaggtGATTAAAAATGAAGTACATGAGCCATTCATGCACTAACAAATGCTGCCGTTGTTTTTTTCACAGGTAAAGCTGAAGCAAGTGTGTCAGAATGGCACTTGGTTGAAATGAAGGTAATGATGGTACTTTACCATTTTGGTAATTGTTACCTACAACAGAAAGTCAGTGACCATCTACTCAATGTTGCAAGAGGCTTGTTTTCCAAATATGAATTCCAGTAAGCAGAAGTACAAATGAGATCAGTTTTAATGCATTATGAAGATTTTTAAACTGCGTATTTCTGAAGGAAGCGGTCAAATGCATCATAAATCGCttgtctgaaacaaaaaaaaaaagaaacaaagataattTGTATAATTTGCAAAAGGGCAGCTACAAATGGCATATTTCCATatatttacaaatgtatttacAAAATTATCATCACAATTTCAAAAGAGCATTCAATAAAAATGTGATATTAGGTAGTCTTTTCTGCTTCACTTATTTCTGGGATCTCTCACTTCAATCCAGTAATATATTTATGTTTCAGGAATGAGTGGGACTGTTTACCAACTTTAAGACAAGTGTAAATTTTAATGGATTAGGAATTTTCTACTCAACCATGTCAGGAAATGGGTCAAAGAGACATGCTTAATTTATAATTTTTGAGCAACTATCATAAAATATGGCTGAAGTTTTAAATAGCAATAAGCTAGTGGTTAGCATTGCTTGACCCAGTACATCGctattccttttttgttgttgctgagaCTTCCTAAATGGGATATACAGTCTTACTAATtccttatattttaaaattatcagcacaagcatttaactttttaaaactaaGGAACTGCAGTTATGTAACTGTCTTCAGAAAGTCAACACCTCATATTACTAAGGCAAGACTTCATGCAAGTACAACTCATTTGCAGGAAAGCTTATATTTTAATTCTTATCTTCAATTATGCTGGTGTTTTAATtctcagaagacagcaaaaagacaACAGCTGCACAATACAACATAAAGGgtcactgcttaaaaaaatatcttctagTGTCCAGTGAGCAAACTAACTGAAAGCTTTTATAGGAAAACAAGAGTGAGAAGGATCATTCTCTTGCCATTGGCTTACTGAATGATCCAAGCTATATTGCACCTCATCTTTGCtcataaaatggaaatgctgacattcTATTTAAGTTATTTCAGGTCTGATAACTTGTTCTTCAAAGCAGTATTTGGTATTTGTTGCTTTAGAGTAATTACAGActtgcttttagaagaaaaattatctgTCTCAAAATGATGCTTTTAAGCTCTCAACTATTTTTGAAACTTTCCTGTTTACCTTACCTAAAGAGCCCTTGTTTGAAGAGGTAGGCACTGACATGACCTCCATCCAGATACCTAATTTCACATCCAGGCCAGATTTCTTGAAGACTGCGCACCCCAGTTCGAGGAATATATGCATCTTCTTTAGCTTGTACAACTATGATTAAACTTGGGTCAACTGGaactaaagaaaaacagatcaaAATTGATTTAACCTAAGGTAAGAAACAGAAACACGTCATCTGAGATTTCTGttgtaaaaatgctatttctaGATAGATTCTAGTCTTCCATTCAACTTTCCATGAAATCTGAACGTCAGGCAGATTTTCTGAAGCTCCTCTCTAGACGTACTCCAAGGACAGCCTAGCAGGGGATGCAATGTCTCCCAGACCACAAAGAGACCTGGGAGACAGCTGACACAAAGGTCTACATCGCAAGTGCATTAGGATCACAGATCCTCTTAAGTTTCAAGAAAGGTCAATGCTTTAGCTAAGTGATACCTGGATAAGTGTCTAGATACGTAAGAGTGTCTGTACTTAGATGAAAGCTTACAGGGTTTTTTCCGTATactgaaaaaaacttttaaagctTTAAGGAAAGCACTTCACTGGTATTTGTCACAGAACATCCCTGGCTAGCAGTGATCTGGGACACTGTCCTAGTCAAGAAATCTATGCTAGTATAGAAATCTTTGGATATTTCTTTAGCATTTACCAGTGGAAAACTGAATGCCAGAATTAAAAAATGAGGTGGTACAGGGTCTCAATGTCAAGAATGTTTTGACATTCAGACACAACTCTGTCAGAAACCTGTCTGAAGTCAAAGTATGTTGTAGGACATGTTGAGAGACCTCAGTGCATACATGCAGAGTTGAACTATTTTGTCTGAAAGGTCTGCCGCAAAAGCAATTCCGAGCCCCCACTCCAGCAAAACCCTTCCAATCGGCTCCAGGAAGAAATCACTTGTTTGCATTGCCTGCAAGCGGGCCATTGAAAGGGATTTGTCCTAGACACCAAGAAACCCAGGTTCATCAGACTGAAGGCTCGCTGGGCTACAGCTCCCTGTGTATGCTATGCCTGTGTTGAGAAACACTATATTCACCAGACTGCATCGTCCCAGAAGGACCTCTGTGCATTTTTACTGGTCACACTTGTCCAAAAGTATCATTCAAGCTCAGTTCTCAGCTACGTAGGCTACTTCCTATCTGAAGTCAATATCAGATTTCTGCTATGAGATTAACTTGAACCTACTTGAAAAACCTATTAGCAGATTAATTAGATCTAGATATTACTCACATCACAcagatgttttgttcttttaaataatacaaatttgCACTAACTCATAACTGAAAATAGCCacagcaaggcagagaaaaaaaatgagcaaagataCCGAAAGGcaaatttttaattcatttcatcATTGGTTGGCCattaagaagaaacagaaaaacaactaGCAAATGGAGTGGTACATAGATGCTAGTGAATAACACTCAAGATGTTTTCATACTTCAGCTAAGGTGCCAGCAGGTTTATACAATGTagaatgaagaaaataccttTCCTTCCATCGtattttgttcagttttccaAACTgcacattaaaacaaataaatacgtACCTGAGAAGTTAGCTACGTGGGTACATTCATCCATTACTCCTTTCATGAACCTTAAGGATTCTCTCTGTAAAGTGTcactctttcttcttttatttatccTGTGTTCTTGTTGGCTGGTTAAGTTATTATTGCTATTGCTACTGGTTGAAAATGTTTGATTTATACACTGCATATTAGGAGCATCTTGTATTAAGAGTCTTTCTGATGAGGCACTTAAAGTACTTTTACTTGTGGTAAAGCTGTGAACGCCTTCTTTAGATACAGTCTTGTATGAGGAATCAAGGTCAAACATTCTGGAAGTCACAGCCACATCCTCCAAACTGTCCACACTGTCAGGGAAGTTTTTAACAAAGTCTTGTCCCATCTTGAAAGAATCCGTCTAAACAAAGATAACAGGTCATTTATTAAGGGTTTCTCCTTTAAAACAATCGGGTAATCTTATTTTTAAGATCAActcaatgctaaaaaaaaaaaaaaaaggaaaagaagaagataCAAACAGCACTGCTCACACAACTTGTTATTTTCAGCCTGCATGTCACTCAATTAAATCCTAATCATCATAACCTCTTGACAATTTAATTCTACGTTTCTGTCAGCTTTAAAAATGCAGGAAGTACTTATGTATGGTAGCTTATGATACAAACATTTGtctgtttttaattctgtattaaaCTCTGAATTTATAATTGCAGTCATTTAAGCTTAAATTTCTGGGCAAATAACTCATAAAAGCTATGCatttctcagattatttttttttctactctcaAAAGAGCAGCCATGTCTTTTTggcaaagtattaaaaaattaacGCTTACAGCAATTTTTCATAGActtgaagacagacagacaatagCAATAAACATATGTGTCCAGGTCTAATGTTAGGTCTAGGTCTGAAAAATCTATGGTCTCTAAACACTAGGAAGACACAAGATGAACATTTTGAAACGTTTCTTCTTCTcatttcagaatcatagaatcatttaggttggaaaagacctttaagatcatcaagtacaactgttaacctagcactaccaagtaaccactaagccatgtccctcagcaccacaccaacctgtcttttaaatacctccagggatggtgtctcaaccacttccctgggcagcctgttccaatgcttgacaacccccttctgtgaagaaatttttcctaatatccagtctaaacctgccctggcgcaacttgaggccatttcctcttgtcctatcgcctgttacttgggagaagagaccgacccccacctcactactaCCTCCTTTAagatagttgtagagagtaataagatctcccctcagcttccttttctccaggctaaacaaccccagctccctcagccattcctcataagacttgtgctctagactccTCACCAGTGTCATTgaccttctttggacacacttcagacctcaatgtctttcttgtagtgagaggccgaGTGCAAGGGGACAAATAtttccttagtcctgctggccatactACACAagtcaggatgctgttggctgccttggccacctgggcacactgctggctcatattcagctggcagtcaaccagcacccccaggtccttttccaccaggcagctctccagccactctttcccaagctTGTAACAcggcatggggttgttgtgacccaagcgcaggacccagAACTTAGCCTTGAAGACTTTTGTCTGCTCCATCAGCATTCCTGGAGCgtattttacttaaaaatggcAAGCGCTCCAGTAACTATCTCCACCCTAGCCCCTCTTCTCCTGTTGTAAGATACTTGAAAAAGGATTGTCACAAAGTACAGAGTcttaggaaaaaagttatttatgagAACTGTCTAGAAGACGGTGTTGCAACATATAAGCAACTCTCAAAAAGTTATCACTCCAATCTAAAAGAGTGGTGAGGCAATGAAATTCCCTTCGGGAAGAGTCTTTCAACCCTAGTCAAAAAAAGTCAAGACGgaagaaaaaatgcagacaataaattatatttcataAGAAGCAAGGAGCTAATTACAAAAGGTCTACCTCACGTATATCTTAACTGCCTGTGCAATAAAAGTCTAAAGCTGAGGGAGCACTacacatagaaaaagaaatagagagatCTAACACTCTAAGCAAACTAGAAACGTAACTTAATGTTgctacatattaaaaatattctacagCATTGAGTATTTGGAAGCAATTGCTTCAAAGGGcaataaatcatgtttttataTTCACATACCAGGCTATTGGCTTTCCAGACTATAAAGCCAGTTACTGGGAAACATTATCTACAATGTTTTCATTGAAACCATTTTATGTTCCAGATTACACTAAGTGTGTAATCTCAGCGGAAAAAGCTTGCAGCAAGGGATATACTTAGCACACATTATACAACAAAATAttagcttctgtttttcagaaggttTTCCTTCAAAGATGAAATTTATCAAAAGCATAAGGAAACAAGAGGCAAGCATGTTTTAGCTAACAATCATCTACTTTTAATGGAAGTAAAAAGAAGTTACATTATTTGTTAGATTTGCACATGTAAATATTAGCAAATAGGGAAAATAAACTATACTTACACCACAGTATTCAAGCATTTGAATGATTTCTTCTTCATAAACAGTTTGCGTAAAATACTGCTTCTCTAGCTCTCTCCAATTCACTGCCTTGCTCAACACACCCTGAGATTATAAACACAAGCATCCAGTACATAAGTAAAACCCAGAGATCAATCTAAAATAACGATACACAGAGAAAATTGATCTGTTCCTCTCTGTGACTCGATTTTTCCAGTGGACTTCTGCCCAAGTTTCCAGATAACCCTTAAAATTATTGGAATCAAAGCATAAGCATATATGGTAACATAGGACATGGAAACCCACctccctttaaaaaacaaacaagaagaaccacaaaaaaaaaaagcagaaaacttagGGTTTACACACATTTAGACCAGGTTAAACCAATGATGAGTGTGAAAGCCAGTCTATTCATTCACTTACTCCGGCAGCAGGAGTGAAAACAGGTAACCCTCATGGTAGTAGCAGCATTACCACATAACTATTTAAGCCAGGCTttgagcagaagaaaacattttttcacgGTTTACTCCCTCACCTTCCCACATTCAGGCCAGGACTCTAACTGCTGTCCCACAAACCAGCCCCAGCTTCTAATTTGGTACATGACCCACTGAAGTAGCTCAAAGCTACCTTCCTTATCACGTGTTGTATATCCTGAGCAGGAAGGGTGGGTTTTGCCACTAGTCACTAATAGAGGTTGAAGGGCGATGAAATGCCCTAACTGAAAAGGTGAACGTGCCCAACCCAAACCTTTTAACGTACATAACCGATTACATTCTAgattattaacaaaaatatatgttAATTACCGTAGTAAAGACTGCAGAAGCTGTTGACCAGGAAAGACACGGAATCAGTGGCAATGGTTTAGGCCAGTTTGTCACTGCCAGTGAAGCCATCTAGAATCAAAGGCACTTAGTACATATTTTAATACTGAATTCACAATATGGGAGAAAGAACTCTCACACCttcaatttatttgtttatacaGCATTGAACAATATGCAGTGTCAAAGTAGTTAAGCACTGTGGCAGCTAGATATATTTTAGGACTAATTTCAAGGCTGAATGGATTTTTTGTTATAAGAATCGCCAATGGAATATTTATTCTGACCTTTTTAGTTGtttaaaaccatgaaaaacaTCTATAAAGCCTTTTCATCAGGCTCTTGCAAGCTTATTTCAAGGCAATTTATGGAAGGACTATTTAAAATtctatacttttaaaatttgtatctGGAAACAAAATGTGGAAGAGAAGTAATTCAGCACATTCCGTGGACTTTTTTCTGTCCATTAAAgtttaaattattacttttacaTCAGTTCTCAGAATACATTTTTGTGAATATTGTGcttatcccagaaaaaaaaaaaacaaccaaagtaAGCAAAGAATCTTAACATACAGAAGTTCCCTATATGATATGTTCTTGACaagttttattttactgctcTAAACTGAATAACAGTGTAAATCCCCTAATACAAAATACACCATGTCTATGTCAGATGTTCTAATAAATGGATTTAGACAACTGAGCTATAATTCTATTccaattcttttttattaatgaaaagtTACAAGAACATATCTA comes from the Chroicocephalus ridibundus chromosome 5, bChrRid1.1, whole genome shotgun sequence genome and includes:
- the ABHD18 gene encoding protein ABHD18 isoform X1; translation: MGVSKLDVLYRKLLLTKLFIRGWGKPEDLKRIFEFRKLIGNREKCQTLVSKDYPVFIDKVEEQSDCKILEGHFISPMAHYVPGILPVESLVARFQFIIPRRWNSKHRPVCIHLAGTGDHHFWRRRTLMARPMIKEACMASLLLENPYYGCRKPKDQLRSCLKNVSDLFVMGGALVLESAALLHWLEREGYGPLGMTGISMGGHMASLAVTNWPKPLPLIPCLSWSTASAVFTTGVLSKAVNWRELEKQYFTQTVYEEEIIQMLEYCGTDSFKMGQDFVKNFPDSVDSLEDVAVTSRMFDLDSSYKTVSKEGVHSFTTSKSTLSASSERLLIQDAPNMQCINQTFSTSSNSNNNLTSQQEHRINKRRKSDTLQRESLRFMKGVMDECTHVANFSVPVDPSLIIVVQAKEDAYIPRTGVRSLQEIWPGCEIRYLDGGHVSAYLFKQGLFRQAIYDAFDRFLQKYAV
- the ABHD18 gene encoding protein ABHD18 isoform X3, with the translated sequence MARPMIKEACMASLLLENPYYGCRKPKDQLRSCLKNVSDLFVMGGALVLESAALLHWLEREGYGPLGMTGISMGGHMASLAVTNWPKPLPLIPCLSWSTASAVFTTGVLSKAVNWRELEKQYFTQTVYEEEIIQMLEYCGTDSFKMGQDFVKNFPDSVDSLEDVAVTSRMFDLDSSYKTVSKEGVHSFTTSKSTLSASSERLLIQDAPNMQCINQTFSTSSNSNNNLTSQQEHRINKRRKSDTLQRESLRFMKGVMDECTHVANFSVPVDPSLIIVVQAKEDAYIPRTGVRSLQEIWPGCEIRYLDGGHVSAYLFKQGLFRQAIYDAFDRFLQKYAV
- the ABHD18 gene encoding protein ABHD18 isoform X2, whose amino-acid sequence is MAHYVPGILPVESLVARFQFIIPRRWNSKHRPVCIHLAGTGDHHFWRRRTLMARPMIKEACMASLLLENPYYGCRKPKDQLRSCLKNVSDLFVMGGALVLESAALLHWLEREGYGPLGMTGISMGGHMASLAVTNWPKPLPLIPCLSWSTASAVFTTGVLSKAVNWRELEKQYFTQTVYEEEIIQMLEYCGTDSFKMGQDFVKNFPDSVDSLEDVAVTSRMFDLDSSYKTVSKEGVHSFTTSKSTLSASSERLLIQDAPNMQCINQTFSTSSNSNNNLTSQQEHRINKRRKSDTLQRESLRFMKGVMDECTHVANFSVPVDPSLIIVVQAKEDAYIPRTGVRSLQEIWPGCEIRYLDGGHVSAYLFKQGLFRQAIYDAFDRFLQKYAV
- the ABHD18 gene encoding protein ABHD18 isoform X4, encoding MGGALVLESAALLHWLEREGYGPLGMTGISMGGHMASLAVTNWPKPLPLIPCLSWSTASAVFTTGVLSKAVNWRELEKQYFTQTVYEEEIIQMLEYCGTDSFKMGQDFVKNFPDSVDSLEDVAVTSRMFDLDSSYKTVSKEGVHSFTTSKSTLSASSERLLIQDAPNMQCINQTFSTSSNSNNNLTSQQEHRINKRRKSDTLQRESLRFMKGVMDECTHVANFSVPVDPSLIIVVQAKEDAYIPRTGVRSLQEIWPGCEIRYLDGGHVSAYLFKQGLFRQAIYDAFDRFLQKYAV